The genomic region CACAGGTAGAACAATGAAAAAAAAAGTGGGTGAGGGAGTTATTCCTCCTCCAATCTATGTTCATATTTTTATTGCAGCTGGGGCATTTGACTTCGGGTAAAATTCAGTAAACCTCCTCTAATTCTGCAATGAAGTTCATAAGGTCGGTTTTAGTGATCATACCTGTAATTTCTCCGGTGTCGCTTGTAACAGGTACTCCGCTGAAGTCTTCATCTATCATAAAGGTTGAAGCATCAGCTATTGTTTTTTCTTCGTTGATTGTCCTTACATTCTGAGTCATTATATCTTCTACAATGAGATTTCTTATCCTTGCAGCCTGATACTTGTCAGGGACAATTTTTCTAAAGGATATCATTGAATCTGCTATGTCTTTAGCAGTTAGAATTCCTTCAATTTCATCGCCGTTCATTACGGGTAGCCTTCCAATATCCTCATCAATTAATATTCTTCTTGCATGAACCAGCCTATCTCCTGGATTTACAGTCATTACATCAGTTTGCATCCTGTCTTTTATGTAAGTCTTATTATAAGGTATTCCCTGGCATGTTTTAATGAAGTCAGTTTTTGTAATGATACCTATGATTTCTCCGTCCTCTACAATGGGTATTCCGCCAATTTTGTTTTCAATCATTATTTTGGCAGCTTTTCCCAGATTTTCAGCCGCATTTAAAGTTATAGGATCTGGAGTCATAACTGTGGATACATGGAAATGTGAAGGGGGCATATTACCATATCTGGATGAACCAAGCCGTAATGCAATATCTTTTTCAGTTATAATTCCTACTAATTCTCTTTCATGGTCGTTGTTGGTGTTTATGACAGGCAGCCGTGAAATTTTATGTTTTTTCATGAGTTTTAATGCATCATTAAGGTTCTGATCTTTATCTACTACAACAACTTTGGAACTCATTATATCTTTTATGTGCATACTATTCACTCCGCTTTACAAATATATAACCAAATTTAAGCTTTTTTACTGAATTCCTTTAATAATATCTGTTTTTGTAATTATTCCAACAAGAGAATCGTCTTCAACAACAGGAAGATGACTTATATAGTTGTTACACATCAATTGGGCAGCCTCTGATGCATCTATATCTTTGCTGATTTTAACAACATCTTCGGTCATTATATCTTCTGCAGTTAACATGGATAGGTCTCTAGCTTTTCTTTTTTCTTCCCCTTCTACTCCCTGTCTTACAAAGTAGACCCTTTCAACACTTACTCCTGTATCGGGATCATTTACCTCAGCAAAGGAGATATTGGATGGAGTTATAATACCTGCAATTTCATTATCAAACATTACAACAAGTCCATCTATGTTATTTTCATTCATAACGCTTATGACGTGAGTTATAGTATGGTTTTGATTTACAGTTACTACATCTTTGGTCATAAGATCTGAAACTTTCCACTTGTTATGGAATTTGGATGCATAAAATTTCATGAGGTCCGTTTTTGTAATAATTCCTGCTAAACCTTCATCATCTACAACTGGAACTGAACTTATTTTATCCCTCAGCATAGTTTCAACAGCTTCTTTCAGGTCGCTGTCGGCATCTATTGTTATAAGGCCATTGCTCATAACTCTTCTGATGGATATTGTATCTATGGGCCTCCTTTTCCATGTAGGGCCATTTCCTCTTAATTTACGTGTTAAATCTTTTTCTGTAACAATTCCAATTGGATTATCATCTCGGTCTGTAACTATGACTCTGCTAACTCCGTGTTTTAGCATAATTTTCCTTGCGTGGGCTACCTGTTCAGTTTCATGAATTAAAAATACTTCGTCATTCATTACATCTTTTACTAACATTTTACCACCATGAAGCTATTAATCCTGTATTTATAATGCAGCGAGAATTTCATCCGCTTATTACCCTTAAAATATCGCTTTCTGTTATTATACCAATTAAATCGCTATTTCTAACTACGGGGAGCCCTCCAATACCTTTAGTCTCCATTATACTACATATTTCGCCTAATCGTGTTTGGGAATTGGTGGTGACCACGTCATTAATCATAATGTCTGAAAGCGTGGTATTCAGGATTTCTTCAGCATCATTTGTGACTAATTTTTCAAATGCAGTATTATTACCTAAGAATTTTAAGATATCTGTTGAAGTAACAATTCCAACAAGCTTATCATTTTCAGGGTGAGGTGTTTTTCGTTCTTCTCCAATTACAGGGATCCTTCTAAGTTTATTTCTAACCATAATTTTAGATGCCCCTTCAATTCGGGTTCCAGGAGTAGTTGTTATAAGTGATGTTGTCATGAAATCTTCCACAATTTCATCAGTTAAGACTCCTGAGAGGAGAAATACAAAATCTCTTTCAGAGATTATTCCTACAATTTTTTCATCTGAATCTATTATTGGGAATGCACCGACTTCTTTTTTCAGCATTTTTGAAACTGCATCACCAATGGAACTTTTATGACTTAAAACCTCTACATTACTTGTCATAATTTCTCTTACAGGATCATTTATGGCGGATAAAAAATTACCGTCGTGTTTTTTTTCTAAAATTTGATACTTGTCTCCACCACCTAAAAAGTCAAGTATGTCCATGGCTGTCACAATTCCACGGATTTTTCCGGTCCCTGGGTCTGTAATTGGGAGCCTTCTAAATTTGTTTTTTACCATTATTTCTGCGGATTCTTTGATTGTAGCACTTTGAGGTACTGTTACTACTTCTCTTTTGGCGATGCTCATAATATCGCCTTCGTGTTCTGTTATATGGGTTTCAAACTCCAATGGAGCTCTTTCTCTAGATTTTACTATATTTATTAGTTCTTTTCTTCTCATGAGTACACCTCATATGAAACTAAACCTGAAGTAATCTCTAAAAATAAATTTGAATTATTTAAGTCATGTAAATAATATTTTAAAATCAATTTATATACGACCCCAAAACATCTTCCCTTGTTATTATTCCAACAAGTTCTGCTTCTCTTACTCTTTCGGGTTCTTTTTTAATGTGCACTGGATGATCAACTACAGGTAATCTTCCAATATTATATTTAATCATCAATTTTGCAGCCTCTTTAATGTCCTTATCTTCGGTGATGACTAATGGGGGGGTTTTCATAACACTTTCTACCTTTGTAGGCTTTTTAACTCCTCCCTCTTTGGAAAGTCTTACATGGCCAGAATTTATAATATCTTTTCTGGTTATCATGCCTATTATTTTTTTCTTTTTAAGTACGGGGAGTCCAGAATATCCGGTATCGTCCATTTTATCCCATACTTTTGATAAAGGATCATCATAGTTGCATGTAACAACGTTTCGTGTTGTTGATTCGCCTACATTCCGCTTTTTAGGCTTTACTTCTCTATCTACTAAATTCTCAAGAATATCAGCTACACTTACCATTCCTACAACAGTCATATCATCTTCTGATTTAACAACAGGTGCCTGAATAATATCTGCATTTATTATTTGTTTTCCAATTTCGTTAATATCTACTTCTGGTGTTGTAATGACCTTGGGGTGTTCCATAATCCCGCGGGCTTCAATATTTGATTTTGTTGCAGAGATGCGCATCATGTCTCCACGAGTTATTGTTCCTTCTAAATGCTTTCCAGAAACTACAGGAACACATCTAAAGCTTTCATCTCTTAATATAGATCTAACCTTAGTTACACTCGTATTTACAGAAACTGTGACAGGATTAGGTGTCATAACATCTCCAACATTGTTCAAATTAAATCACCTTCTAAATCTTCTTTACAGTCTTCACAGACAAATTTTCCATCAATTTCGTCTAAATCATCCATAAAGTTTCCACATGCCTCACAAACTCCAGGTACAGGCGGATTTATATTTTCATGACCTATTTGATTTTTTTGATTTTCCATTCTTGCATTTTCAACAAGAATTTCAGTCAGTTCTGGAGAAACGGCCATTATGTCTTTTGCAGTTAATATGCCTTTAAGAACTCCTTCTTTTACCACAGCTAACCGCCTAATATTCATTTTTGACATAAATCGAGCAGCTTCATTTAATTCTCTTCCAGGATCGATTTTTATAAGGTTTTTGGTCATTATTGCATCGACGGATATCTCACTGGCTTTGATATCATGAGCAACAACTTTGTTGATGATATCTGTTTCTGTAACTATTCCTTCTGGTTCGTTGTTGTTTTTTACTATTAAACAACCCACTTCATTTTGGCTCATTAAATAGGCAGCATCTGCAGCGCTGTTTTCGGAGCTTACGGTGACTACATTTGATGTCATTGCATCATTTACTGTGACTTTTGTTTCCATTTCCATTTTTAAACACCTTAACGTACTTTCAGAAGTTTATGAACTTGAGGTATTGTTAATACATCTAAATAGTTTCCTACCACTTCAGAGAATTCAAATAACTTTGCATTGTTCGCTATCCAGTAATTGAGTGGATATGCAGGTTGAATAACCATTGATAACTTGGAAGCATCTGAAATTTCATCAAGTATCTTTGAAGCTATCAGTTCTATTGCATCAACTTTTGTAGAGGGCAGTATAACTATCTTACAATATATATTTGTTTTATTATCTATTAATAGATTTAGTGATTTTAATTCATCTTTAAATAGGTTATCCCAATTAGAAGTTGAACGATGCTCCGGTAATTTAATATCTAAAGAAGCATATTTAATTAACTCTGCTATTTTCTCCATTTCATTTGGTAATGAACCATTGGTTTCAAGCAGGCAGTCAAAATCATATTTTTCTAAAAATGATCTTATAAAGTCTGCATGCAGTAATGGCTCTCCGCCTGTTAAAGAAATAGAATGAAAATCAGGAGTCATTAAATTAGTTACAGAATTAAAAAGTTGTTCTTCTGAAAAAGAGGATCCACTTGTAGGATCTAAGCCTTGGGGGGTATCACAGTAATTACAGTGAAGATTACATCCAGAAAATCTTACAAAAATTTGCCTTCTTCCAATTAGTTTGCCTTCACCCTGAATGCTTGAGAAAATCTCATTTATATGGGCTTTCATTTATGGTCACCACATTAGTTATGCAGTCATTCACATGTTTGGAAGTAGGCACCTTGTCCAATGCCTTCGTTTACACAAATTTGAACACTTGAGACACTATTATTTGATGCCTTTAAGTATTTAAATGTTTCTTCGGCAAAGTATTCCGCCAGATCTTCTGCAGAGGTTGATTTGAGTTCTAAAAGGCAACAATCTTCCAGAGGAAGTTTGTATTCTTTTTCACCTATTTTAAATTCTACAGATTTGTCATCTTTATGTGTAAATTCAATAACATCGCTGTTGCATGGAATTAAAACCTTATGATC from Methanobacterium veterum harbors:
- a CDS encoding CBS domain-containing protein, yielding MLVKDVMNDEVFLIHETEQVAHARKIMLKHGVSRVIVTDRDDNPIGIVTEKDLTRKLRGNGPTWKRRPIDTISIRRVMSNGLITIDADSDLKEAVETMLRDKISSVPVVDDEGLAGIITKTDLMKFYASKFHNKWKVSDLMTKDVVTVNQNHTITHVISVMNENNIDGLVVMFDNEIAGIITPSNISFAEVNDPDTGVSVERVYFVRQGVEGEEKRKARDLSMLTAEDIMTEDVVKISKDIDASEAAQLMCNNYISHLPVVEDDSLVGIITKTDIIKGIQ
- a CDS encoding CBS domain-containing protein — translated: MRRKELINIVKSRERAPLEFETHITEHEGDIMSIAKREVVTVPQSATIKESAEIMVKNKFRRLPITDPGTGKIRGIVTAMDILDFLGGGDKYQILEKKHDGNFLSAINDPVREIMTSNVEVLSHKSSIGDAVSKMLKKEVGAFPIIDSDEKIVGIISERDFVFLLSGVLTDEIVEDFMTTSLITTTPGTRIEGASKIMVRNKLRRIPVIGEERKTPHPENDKLVGIVTSTDILKFLGNNTAFEKLVTNDAEEILNTTLSDIMINDVVTTNSQTRLGEICSIMETKGIGGLPVVRNSDLIGIITESDILRVISG
- a CDS encoding CBS domain-containing protein produces the protein MEMETKVTVNDAMTSNVVTVSSENSAADAAYLMSQNEVGCLIVKNNNEPEGIVTETDIINKVVAHDIKASEISVDAIMTKNLIKIDPGRELNEAARFMSKMNIRRLAVVKEGVLKGILTAKDIMAVSPELTEILVENARMENQKNQIGHENINPPVPGVCEACGNFMDDLDEIDGKFVCEDCKEDLEGDLI
- a CDS encoding CBS domain-containing protein, producing the protein MHIKDIMSSKVVVVDKDQNLNDALKLMKKHKISRLPVINTNNDHERELVGIITEKDIALRLGSSRYGNMPPSHFHVSTVMTPDPITLNAAENLGKAAKIMIENKIGGIPIVEDGEIIGIITKTDFIKTCQGIPYNKTYIKDRMQTDVMTVNPGDRLVHARRILIDEDIGRLPVMNGDEIEGILTAKDIADSMISFRKIVPDKYQAARIRNLIVEDIMTQNVRTINEEKTIADASTFMIDEDFSGVPVTSDTGEITGMITKTDLMNFIAELEEVY
- a CDS encoding CBS domain-containing protein — protein: MNNVGDVMTPNPVTVSVNTSVTKVRSILRDESFRCVPVVSGKHLEGTITRGDMMRISATKSNIEARGIMEHPKVITTPEVDINEIGKQIINADIIQAPVVKSEDDMTVVGMVSVADILENLVDREVKPKKRNVGESTTRNVVTCNYDDPLSKVWDKMDDTGYSGLPVLKKKKIIGMITRKDIINSGHVRLSKEGGVKKPTKVESVMKTPPLVITEDKDIKEAAKLMIKYNIGRLPVVDHPVHIKKEPERVREAELVGIITREDVLGSYIN
- a CDS encoding 7-carboxy-7-deazaguanine synthase QueE, with protein sequence MKAHINEIFSSIQGEGKLIGRRQIFVRFSGCNLHCNYCDTPQGLDPTSGSSFSEEQLFNSVTNLMTPDFHSISLTGGEPLLHADFIRSFLEKYDFDCLLETNGSLPNEMEKIAELIKYASLDIKLPEHRSTSNWDNLFKDELKSLNLLIDNKTNIYCKIVILPSTKVDAIELIASKILDEISDASKLSMVIQPAYPLNYWIANNAKLFEFSEVVGNYLDVLTIPQVHKLLKVR
- a CDS encoding 6-carboxytetrahydropterin synthase; its protein translation is MKIEINGIHANLRFSSAHMIPLHESCGGIHGHSYIVDLTVEGERSGEFGFVVDFKQAKKIVREICSKFDHKVLIPCNSDVIEFTHKDDKSVEFKIGEKEYKLPLEDCCLLELKSTSAEDLAEYFAEETFKYLKASNNSVSSVQICVNEGIGQGAYFQTCE